The nucleotide sequence ACAAGTACCTTCGTTGCTTGTGTTTGATGAGTTTCTGTGCGTATGCCAACCTGTGTAAGAAACATATCTATGAAGACTACCTTCTCCGTCAATCACCACTCACGTTAGTGGGTCCtacgcagctgcggtgcaaGACGTGGGTGAAAGTGCTGGGAGATGCATGTCctagaaagagagaatgaaagGCGCAGGTGCCGTACAATCTTACACAAGAAGCGGCTGGCGACGTGCGTCACTCTCCTTTCACTCCTCAACGCGCcgtttctttcctcttccgataaaaaaaaaaccacTATTCCGCTTGTATTGCCTTCTTTGCCCCGAATCATCAAGAGGCGCCTTGTTTCATCAAACACTCCCTTGTGTCCCTAACCAACTTCGCCATGTCCACCACACACTCGCGCTGCATCAGTTGCATAAACGACATGACGTACGGCACGTTAATCGACGCCATCGTGTCAAATGTGATCCAGTCGTTTAGcggacgcacacacaggatGGAGCTTTGGATTGCTCCAGAAGTTTCGGCCGCAGAGGCCTCGCTGGTGTTATCAGTCACAAAGACGATGCGCATGTCCTCCGGCGACAGatccagctgctccgccaggAGGATTCGGATTTTCATGTAGCTCTTCGGCATCAGCTTTGTGCCGACAAGTATAGGGTCAAAATACGCCGTAATGAACGGGTTTAAATCACCATATGGGGTGTGACCCATGAGGAGCTTCTGGGCTGCGATGCTTCCCGTGCTGTACAGTGCGATGCGCGTCTTCTCCGCCATGGCTGGTCCTCCGGCGTAGCGAAAAAACGCATTCACATCGGGAAACACCTGTGACTGCAACTTCCCCTCTGCAAACACCTCCGCCCAGATGGCGGCCTGGACAGCCTTTATGGTAGGATGCGATGagcccttcttcacctcgtcGTGAAAAAGGGCGCAGAATTCATTACGCGTCACCTCGTTCGCAGCTGCGTCCTTCCAGTCACGTGCCTCACTCGCCGAAAGAGCATCCGAAAAGGCCTTCCAGCCGGTCGTTTGTCTCTTTGACACTGGCGAAGACTGCGGGTGGGACGCTGCTGTGAGGAGGTCCACAAACGCCGGGTTAGCAGGGAAGTGCGTGGTCATGTAGGTCTCAACACGGGCATCGGCAAGAGGGATCATCGTTTGCCGCACAAAAGGCAGTGGCGTAGTCGTACCCTCAATGtcgaagagaaacacagtGATGGGCTCCGACATGGATGCAATGGCATAGGCTGGATCGTCGGGCACAGGAAGATGAATCTGCTTTTTCTCGAGGAGTTGAAACACATTGGGCGTCGTCCCAGGGACGCTTTGTAACCTCTGCTGAATCATCGAGTACAGCTCCGCGTAGTCGACATCGGGAGGCACTGTTCCCGTTAAGCGCGACAAGTCGAGCTGTGCCgcaaagcaagagagggCGTTCCCCAACATGTTGCGGTAGAGCGAGAAGGCGCACCCAAAGCGACGGTTCCACGATAAACTCGTGTGTATAGCAAAtaaaagaggaagacaaagatgatgaaaaaaaaaacaaaaaacacaCTCGgaaacggagagagaaggcgaaggcaaCTCACCAAAAACTGAGAgggtagggggagggaaagaggcaaTCAACGCATACCAAGATAACTGTGCGGATAGCGAtgggcagcgagagagagacacacactcAAAGGACACAGCGATGGCGCGAAAAAGGGGCGTAGGATAAGAAGTGATGAAGAGGGatgagaagaggaagagaccACACTTTGGCTTTTGATTGGGAGAATCCTCTCTTGCAAAATGGGTAAACTgatgtgccgctgcgcctgcgtggGCGTTGATGCGCGTTCTCCGGGGTATTGTTATtcagggaagaagagaaaagagaagaggggcgggGTTGTGCCGGAAAAGAAATAAACatacatatacacacacatatatatatatgtgtgtgtatatgtgcgtgtgtgtgcgtgtaagGAAACAGTAAAGGAGAACGACGAGCAGCCACACTAATGAAATTGCTGCACGAGAGTAAATCAGGGGGGACGAGGAGACAATGTTGTCGTGTTGATGTTTGCTTGTGCGGTCCGCTCTTTGTTGTCGTTGGCAACGGACTTGAATACGCGACAGCGACACTCGCAAACTGAAAGTAACGGAGTGAATGACACGAACAACACTAAACggggaaacaaagaaagaaagcgagtagggaagaagaagcggggGTTGGTGGCATACTAACGTCAAGgaaccccccaaaaaacaaAGCCGAACGAAGAAAAGGGTGTACGAAAGAAACCAGAGGAAAAGCacacggagggagggggtagggggagAGGACACACCAATACCGGCGTAAAGAGGTATAGGTGTCACCCAGTCTTTAACAGGAAACGACCTTTCCCGGTCTTTCTGCGAGGAAgatgggggaagagaggaggagtagGGTGAAGCGAAGAAGCACAAGACGAATgaggtgtgggcgtgtgcttgtgtggaTATTGCTTGCCCTCGGTAATGAGaggtcagagagagagagagagggcggcgggatgaaaagaaaaaggcaaTTCACTGAGTTGGGGGGGGGTTCTATCCCATTTTCGAACCTGTTCTAGGTGGCACCATAAATGTCTTGAACGTTGCCCGATGGGGAAAGCTGACTTGGAGTGTTCCCTTCTCACGGTATTGCTGTTTATTTTTGTGATGACTTCTACAACagtgcagcacacacacccttccCGTGTTCCTCACGTCTCATCATTGCCCATGTCACTTAATATGCAGGGTCACAGTCCACGCCGTCAGCAGAACTAGCGGCCGACAGAATGTATCGAGGCGTGtctgtgggggagggggggcattACTGCATGAATCTCAGCATGAATCGCATGACCGCATGTGTAGCTCTTATGTAGGGTGGAAAGGCCCGCCGTACTGCcgatgcgtgcgtgtcttcgCGCTCCCCGTAAATGGCGCGAATGCCGCACGAACACAGTCAAGCACGCAGTGCTCCGTTTCGTTGTTGCCACCACCTGCGACTGACGCCACCCAGCCGCTACCGGCAATGACTGTCTGCCGCGTAGGTCGGGGAACGCATGCCGCCCTCCCCATCCTAGCGGAGTTGCACAAGCATGGAGATCACACGCTGCAGCAAATCCGCCCACGGCGCAAAGAGGCGACGGCCCGTGGCCACTTGACAATCAGGCGGCGTGTCATCGTAAGAAAACCACAAAATGTGCAAGAAGGCAAGTCCAGGACTCGGGCAGCAGGCCAAAGGCGTCACACGAACCGCCCGTCCTTCCCGTGGCAGTTGCTTGATCGCATCGGCTCTCAGTTTGGTGCACGTCAGTTCTCCGACACAGCCCGTTCCAAAGCTGTCGTCCAACACCACGCCAGCGAACCCGTGCCTATGGGAGACGCCGCTCTCGTTTGCTGCTCAAAAGGTGCTGTCGGCCGTTTTCCCGGCGCGTCGAGTCGCCTGCAGGGTTGTCCCCACCGCCTGTGTGAACCACTCGTCAGTTGGGTTCTGTCGATCCACACGCTCACGTGATCGCTAGAGGCGAGTCGCCTCGCACCCATACAGAGGATGGCAGGCCAATGCTGTCTGCCACCATCTGCATCACCGCTGGTCTAGCGGCCAACTCCGTTGGGTGCGCGTTCGTCACTGATGCACGGAGCCGCCTCTGGCTCGCAAGCTGAAGAGCGCCCGCAGGTGCA is from Leishmania panamensis strain MHOM/PA/94/PSC-1 chromosome 35 sequence and encodes:
- a CDS encoding hypothetical protein (TriTrypDB/GeneDB-style sysID: LpmP.35.6060), whose amino-acid sequence is MLGNALSCFAAQLDLSRLTGTVPPDVDYAELYSMIQQRLQSVPGTTPNVFQLLEKKQIHLPVPDDPAYAIASMSEPITVFLFDIEGTTTPLPFVRQTMIPLADARVETYMTTHFPANPAFVDLLTAASHPQSSPVSKRQTTGWKAFSDALSASEARDWKDAAANEVTRNEFCALFHDEVKKGSSHPTIKAVQAAIWAEVFAEGKLQSQVFPDVNAFFRYAGGPAMAEKTRIALYSTGSIAAQKLLMGHTPYGDLNPFITAYFDPILVGTKLMPKSYMKIRILLAEQLDLSPEDMRIVFVTDNTSEASAAETSGAIQSSILCVRPLNDWITFDTMASINVPYVMSFMQLMQRECVVDMAKLVRDTRECLMKQGAS